The proteins below are encoded in one region of Pseudoduganella armeniaca:
- the cbiB gene encoding adenosylcobinamide-phosphate synthase CbiB, which translates to MLSGLSWPAVAGLLLAGVLLDLLLGEARRFHPLVGFGNLATLLQRRLNRGGGRLWRGMLAWALAVLPLTALAAWLCALPGWPGLAMHALLLYLGIGLRSLREHNLPIAAALANGDLPRARFLTSMIVSRDTAHATEADLAKASAESLLENGNDAVFGTLFWFAVAGGPGAVLFRLANTLDAMWGYRNERFLYFGRPAARIDDALNYLPARLTALSYVLLAPSLSGKRRAWQCWRTQAPAWSSPNAGPVMSSGAGALCLALGGAAVYDGVVEQRPPLGHGAPAQAADIGRAWRLVLHTTVLWLACAGLVVLGVHHA; encoded by the coding sequence ATGCTGAGCGGCCTGTCCTGGCCGGCCGTGGCGGGATTGCTGCTGGCCGGCGTGCTGCTCGACCTGCTGCTCGGCGAGGCGCGGCGCTTTCATCCCCTGGTCGGCTTCGGCAACCTCGCGACCTTGCTGCAGCGCCGGCTGAACCGGGGCGGCGGCCGGCTGTGGCGCGGCATGCTGGCCTGGGCGCTGGCGGTGCTGCCACTGACGGCCCTGGCGGCATGGCTGTGCGCCCTACCCGGGTGGCCGGGGCTGGCCATGCACGCGCTGCTGCTGTACCTGGGCATCGGCCTGCGCAGCCTGCGCGAGCACAATCTGCCGATCGCCGCCGCGCTGGCGAACGGCGACCTGCCACGTGCCCGCTTCCTGACGTCGATGATCGTCAGCCGCGATACGGCGCACGCCACCGAGGCCGACCTGGCCAAGGCCAGCGCCGAATCGCTGCTGGAAAACGGCAACGACGCGGTGTTCGGCACGCTGTTCTGGTTTGCCGTCGCGGGCGGGCCGGGCGCCGTGCTGTTCAGGCTTGCCAACACGCTCGATGCGATGTGGGGCTACCGCAACGAGCGCTTCCTGTACTTCGGCCGCCCCGCCGCCCGCATCGACGACGCGCTGAACTACCTCCCGGCGCGGCTGACGGCATTGTCATATGTGCTGTTGGCGCCGTCGCTCTCTGGTAAGCGCCGCGCCTGGCAGTGCTGGCGCACGCAGGCGCCGGCATGGAGCAGCCCGAACGCCGGGCCCGTGATGTCCAGCGGTGCCGGGGCGCTGTGCCTGGCACTGGGCGGCGCGGCCGTGTACGACGGCGTCGTCGAGCAGCGCCCGCCGTTGGGGCATGGCGCGCCGGCGCAGGCGGCCGATATCGGCCGGGCCTGGCGCCTGGTGCTGCATACGACAGTGCTGTGGCTGGCCTGCGCTGGCCTGGTCGTGCTGGGGGTCCACCATGCCTGA
- a CDS encoding cobyric acid synthase, which produces MTFPYSTLMVQGTTSDAGKSTVVAALCRLLKRQGIAVAPFKPQNMALNSAVTADGGEIGRAQALQAIAAGVAPHTDMNPVLLKPSSDTGAQVIIHGKVRAEMNARDYHQYKTVAMAAVLESHARLLRQYETVIVEGAGSPAEINLRERDIANMGFAEAVDCPVVLVADIDRGGVFAHIVGTLACLSDSERQRIVGFVINRFRGDIKLLEPGLEWLERQTGKPVLAVLPYLHGLFLDAEDAVQAVQAQRGAFRVVVPSTPRMSNHTDFDALRAHPDVDLRFVRAGEPVPPADLIVLPGSKNTRGDLAWLVAQGWPERIARHLRYGGKVIGICGGFQMLGLAVRDPYGVEGAAGESAGLGLLDMVTILTREKRLQQVSGQCAFAAADVAGYEIHMGASTGDALDRPAFRIDGRPEGARSFDDQVLGTYLHGLFDTPQACQALLRWAGLDSEHTVDTAALREASLERLADATAPLMERLLSLK; this is translated from the coding sequence ATGACATTTCCTTACTCCACGCTGATGGTGCAGGGCACCACGTCCGACGCCGGCAAGAGCACCGTGGTCGCGGCGCTGTGCCGCCTGCTGAAACGGCAAGGTATCGCGGTGGCGCCATTCAAGCCGCAGAACATGGCCTTGAACAGCGCCGTCACCGCCGATGGCGGCGAGATCGGCCGCGCGCAGGCATTGCAGGCGATTGCCGCCGGGGTGGCGCCGCACACCGACATGAATCCGGTGCTGCTGAAACCCTCCAGCGATACCGGCGCCCAGGTGATCATCCACGGCAAGGTGCGCGCCGAGATGAATGCGCGCGACTACCACCAGTACAAGACGGTCGCGATGGCCGCCGTGCTGGAATCGCATGCGCGCCTGCTGCGCCAATACGAGACCGTGATCGTCGAAGGTGCCGGCAGCCCGGCCGAGATCAACCTGCGCGAGCGCGACATCGCCAACATGGGCTTTGCCGAGGCGGTCGATTGTCCCGTCGTGCTGGTGGCCGACATCGATCGCGGCGGCGTGTTCGCCCACATCGTCGGCACGCTGGCCTGCCTGTCCGACAGCGAACGGCAGCGCATCGTCGGCTTCGTCATCAACCGCTTCCGCGGCGACATCAAGCTGCTCGAACCCGGCCTGGAATGGCTGGAGCGGCAGACCGGCAAGCCCGTGCTGGCCGTGCTGCCCTACCTGCACGGCCTGTTCCTGGACGCGGAGGACGCGGTGCAGGCCGTGCAGGCGCAGCGCGGCGCATTCCGGGTGGTCGTCCCCAGCACGCCCAGGATGAGCAACCACACCGACTTCGACGCCTTGCGGGCCCACCCGGACGTCGACCTGCGCTTCGTTCGCGCGGGTGAACCGGTACCGCCGGCGGACCTGATCGTCCTCCCCGGCAGCAAGAACACGCGCGGCGACCTGGCCTGGCTGGTCGCCCAGGGCTGGCCGGAGCGGATCGCCCGTCACCTGCGCTATGGCGGCAAGGTGATCGGCATTTGCGGCGGCTTCCAGATGCTGGGACTCGCGGTGCGCGATCCGTATGGCGTGGAAGGCGCGGCTGGCGAATCGGCCGGCCTGGGCCTGCTGGACATGGTGACGATCCTGACGCGCGAGAAGCGGCTGCAACAGGTCAGCGGCCAGTGCGCGTTTGCCGCAGCCGACGTAGCGGGCTACGAAATCCACATGGGCGCCTCGACGGGGGATGCGCTGGACCGCCCGGCGTTTCGGATCGACGGACGCCCGGAAGGCGCCCGCTCGTTCGACGACCAGGTGCTGGGCACCTACCTGCACGGCCTGTTCGACACGCCGCAGGCGTGCCAGGCCTTGCTGCGCTGGGCGGGACTGGACTCGGAGCACACCGTCGACACGGCGGCGCTGCGCGAGGCCAGCCTGGAGCGCCTGGCCGATGCGACCGCGCCTTTGATGGAGCGCCTGCTCTCCCTGAAGTAG
- a CDS encoding cobalamin-binding protein produces the protein MKKLILAGLLAPLAAQAAITVRDDDGQLVTLAKPAQRVISMAPHVTELLFAAGGGERIVGAVDFSDYPEAAKAIPRVGSNREVDLERIIALKPDLIVVWRHGSSERQIDLLRKLNVPLYHSEPRKLDAIADNVANMGKLLGTEKTADAAAQDLRRQLASLRARYAGRPPVRTFYQVWDKPLYTLNGAHIVSDALKVCGGENIFASQKVTAPVVSIEAVLQADPEAVFSTAEKEQGGAGMWRQYPNMKATRQGNLFTIDGHLVNRAGPRMVQGTVSLCEALETARQHRKQ, from the coding sequence ATGAAAAAGCTGATCCTGGCCGGGCTGCTGGCACCGCTGGCGGCCCAGGCCGCGATTACCGTGCGTGACGACGATGGCCAGCTGGTGACGCTGGCCAAACCAGCGCAACGCGTGATCTCGATGGCACCTCACGTCACGGAACTGCTGTTCGCGGCCGGCGGCGGCGAGCGCATCGTCGGTGCCGTCGATTTCAGCGACTATCCGGAAGCGGCCAAGGCGATCCCGCGCGTCGGCAGCAACCGCGAGGTCGACCTGGAACGCATCATCGCGTTGAAACCCGACCTGATCGTGGTCTGGCGCCACGGCAGCTCGGAGCGGCAGATCGATCTGCTGCGCAAGCTGAACGTGCCGCTGTATCACAGTGAGCCAAGGAAGCTGGACGCCATCGCCGACAACGTCGCCAATATGGGCAAGCTGCTCGGCACGGAAAAGACGGCAGATGCGGCGGCACAGGATCTGCGCCGCCAGCTGGCTTCCCTGCGCGCGCGCTATGCGGGCCGGCCGCCCGTGCGCACGTTCTACCAGGTCTGGGACAAGCCGCTCTACACGCTGAACGGCGCCCACATCGTCAGCGATGCGCTGAAGGTATGCGGCGGCGAGAACATCTTCGCCAGCCAGAAGGTGACGGCGCCTGTCGTCAGCATCGAGGCGGTACTGCAGGCCGATCCGGAAGCGGTGTTCAGCACGGCCGAGAAGGAACAGGGCGGCGCCGGCATGTGGCGGCAATACCCGAACATGAAGGCGACGCGGCAGGGCAACCTGTTCACCATCGACGGCCACCTGGTCAATCGCGCCGGACCGCGCATGGTGCAGGGAACGGTGTCGCTGTGCGAAGCCCTGGAAACCGCGCGCCAGCACCGGAAACAATGA
- the cobU gene encoding bifunctional adenosylcobinamide kinase/adenosylcobinamide-phosphate guanylyltransferase, which translates to MTRTLVLGGARSGKSAYAERLAAQSGKEVIYVATAAAGDGEMAQRIALHRAQRPAQWKTVEEKLALAQVLATWRAAHRLVLVDCLTLWLSNLLFHDGTVYPDVGAIELPARLHDERAALLAELAEPRGDVIFVSNEVGMGIVPYGAITRAYTDEAGRLNQAVAALCDRAVFVAAGLPLVLKGAPC; encoded by the coding sequence ATGACGCGCACCTTGGTCCTGGGCGGCGCCCGCTCCGGCAAGAGCGCGTATGCGGAGCGGCTGGCGGCGCAGTCGGGCAAGGAAGTGATCTATGTCGCCACTGCCGCCGCCGGCGACGGTGAGATGGCGCAACGCATCGCCCTGCACCGCGCGCAGCGCCCGGCGCAGTGGAAGACGGTCGAGGAAAAGCTCGCGCTGGCGCAGGTGCTGGCGACCTGGCGGGCAGCGCACCGCCTGGTGCTGGTCGATTGCCTGACGCTCTGGCTCAGCAACCTGCTGTTCCACGACGGCACCGTGTACCCCGACGTCGGCGCGATCGAGTTGCCAGCGCGCTTACACGACGAACGCGCCGCACTGCTGGCGGAATTGGCCGAGCCGCGCGGCGACGTGATCTTCGTCTCCAACGAGGTCGGCATGGGCATCGTGCCGTATGGCGCGATCACCCGTGCGTACACGGACGAAGCGGGTCGGCTGAACCAGGCAGTGGCCGCGCTGTGCGACCGTGCCGTGTTCGTCGCGGCCGGGCTGCCGTTGGTGCTGAAGGGCGCCCCATGCTGA
- a CDS encoding DHA2 family efflux MFS transporter permease subunit, giving the protein MSSPDTVKRYLPWVVATALFMEQLDSTIVNTAIPSMAISLMVTPLSLKAVVTSYILSLAVAIPVSGWMADRYGTRRVFMTAIAIFTLASVLCGLSVNSPMLVAARLLQGFGAAMMMPVGRLTIVRTFPKAELLTAMNFVIIPALIGPLLGPTVGGLIVHWMSWREIFFINVPVGLAAIWLAHRHMPDYHGDGPRPLDVMGLILFGTGVALLSWLLEVFGEHKLDVTSAAVLFFIAGSLLAAYAWHASREEHPLLRLSLFRIRTFRVSMLGGFFTRLGVGGLPFLLPLLYQVGMGLPAWQSGLLMMPAAAAAMGMKFISVRLLKRFGYRQVLVVNTVLIGVTIAMFSFVQLGTPLYAIVAISLCQGFFNSLQFSSMNSIAYADVEQRDSSMASTMASSMQQLSMSFGLACGSLLTGWFLGDLPQTDRIVLTSALHDAFLTLAVLTILSSLTFWTLKREDGASISQGSPAPATPVAASGQSTVQ; this is encoded by the coding sequence ATGTCCAGTCCCGACACCGTCAAACGCTATCTGCCCTGGGTCGTCGCGACGGCCCTTTTCATGGAGCAGCTCGACTCCACCATCGTCAACACCGCCATCCCGAGCATGGCAATCAGCCTGATGGTCACGCCACTGAGCCTGAAGGCCGTCGTCACCAGCTACATCCTCAGCCTGGCCGTCGCCATTCCCGTCAGCGGCTGGATGGCCGACCGCTACGGCACCCGGCGCGTCTTCATGACGGCCATTGCCATCTTCACGCTGGCATCCGTGTTGTGCGGACTGTCCGTCAATTCGCCGATGCTGGTCGCGGCCCGGCTGCTGCAAGGCTTCGGGGCGGCGATGATGATGCCGGTCGGTCGCCTGACGATCGTGCGCACGTTCCCGAAAGCGGAGCTGCTGACGGCGATGAACTTCGTAATCATCCCGGCGCTGATCGGGCCTTTGCTTGGGCCCACGGTCGGCGGCTTGATCGTGCACTGGATGTCGTGGCGCGAGATCTTCTTCATCAATGTCCCGGTCGGCCTGGCCGCCATCTGGCTGGCGCACCGCCACATGCCCGACTACCACGGCGACGGCCCTCGTCCCCTCGACGTGATGGGCCTGATCCTGTTCGGCACCGGGGTCGCGCTGCTGTCATGGCTGTTGGAAGTATTCGGCGAACACAAACTGGATGTGACGTCGGCCGCGGTGCTGTTCTTCATCGCGGGCAGCCTGCTGGCGGCCTACGCCTGGCATGCGAGCCGGGAGGAACATCCGCTGTTGCGCCTGTCGCTGTTCCGCATCCGCACGTTCCGCGTTTCCATGCTGGGTGGCTTCTTCACCCGCCTCGGCGTGGGCGGCCTGCCCTTCCTGCTGCCGCTGCTGTACCAGGTCGGCATGGGCCTGCCGGCGTGGCAGTCAGGCCTGTTGATGATGCCTGCCGCGGCGGCCGCGATGGGCATGAAATTCATTTCGGTGCGCTTGTTGAAGCGCTTCGGCTACCGCCAGGTGCTGGTCGTGAACACGGTCTTGATCGGCGTGACCATCGCAATGTTCTCGTTCGTGCAGCTCGGCACGCCCTTGTATGCGATCGTCGCCATCAGCCTGTGCCAGGGCTTTTTCAATTCGCTGCAGTTTTCCAGCATGAACAGCATTGCCTATGCCGACGTGGAGCAGCGCGATTCCAGCATGGCGAGCACGATGGCCAGCTCGATGCAGCAGCTGTCGATGAGCTTCGGGCTGGCCTGCGGCTCACTGCTGACCGGGTGGTTCCTTGGTGATCTGCCGCAGACGGACCGGATAGTGTTGACGAGCGCCCTGCACGACGCGTTCCTGACGCTGGCCGTGCTGACGATTCTTTCGTCGCTGACGTTCTGGACGCTGAAGCGGGAAGACGGCGCCAGCATCAGCCAAGGGAGCCCGGCGCCGGCGACACCAGTGGCAGCATCGGGCCAGTCGACCGTGCAATAA
- the cobD gene encoding threonine-phosphate decarboxylase CobD, giving the protein MPEHGGNLRDAKRLYGRDDWIDLSAGLNPAWYPAPALAGNAWHRLPEPDPALVDAACAYYGAPHMLAVAGTQAAIQALPRLRAPSRIVIAAPSYAEHAHHWALHGHTARQVAYAELGAAVDSCDVLVVCNPNNPTGATVPRAQLLDWAGVLARRGGWLVVDEAFADTDGTHSVADCGDRPGIIVLRSVGKFFGLAGVRLGFVAAQPDLLAALDELLGPWQVSGPAQQVGKAALLDRAWQQATRDALRHSGQRLHALLASHGIDAAGTALFQWWPEARPEQLHDHMARRGIWVRLFRTGPRGIRLGLPPDEAAWSRLAAALNEWTRESK; this is encoded by the coding sequence ATGCCTGAACATGGCGGCAACCTGCGCGATGCCAAGCGCCTGTACGGCCGGGACGACTGGATCGACCTGTCCGCGGGGCTCAATCCGGCGTGGTATCCGGCGCCCGCGCTGGCCGGGAATGCGTGGCACCGCCTGCCCGAACCCGATCCGGCGCTGGTCGATGCCGCGTGCGCTTACTACGGCGCGCCGCACATGCTGGCCGTGGCCGGCACGCAAGCGGCGATCCAGGCGCTGCCGCGCCTGCGCGCACCGTCGCGCATCGTCATTGCCGCGCCGTCGTATGCGGAACACGCGCATCACTGGGCGCTGCACGGCCATACCGCCAGGCAGGTGGCCTATGCGGAGTTGGGCGCGGCGGTGGACAGCTGCGATGTGCTGGTAGTCTGCAACCCGAACAATCCGACCGGCGCGACCGTGCCGCGCGCGCAGCTGCTGGACTGGGCCGGCGTGCTGGCGCGGCGCGGCGGCTGGCTGGTGGTCGATGAAGCCTTCGCCGATACCGATGGCACGCATAGCGTGGCCGACTGCGGCGACCGTCCCGGCATCATCGTGCTGCGCTCGGTCGGCAAGTTCTTCGGCCTGGCCGGCGTGCGCCTCGGCTTCGTCGCGGCGCAGCCGGACCTGCTGGCCGCGCTCGACGAGCTGCTCGGGCCCTGGCAGGTCAGTGGACCGGCGCAGCAGGTGGGCAAGGCGGCGCTGCTGGACCGGGCCTGGCAGCAGGCGACGCGCGACGCGCTGCGACACTCGGGCCAGCGCCTGCATGCGCTGCTGGCGTCCCATGGCATCGACGCCGCGGGCACCGCGCTGTTCCAATGGTGGCCGGAGGCCCGGCCGGAGCAGTTGCACGACCACATGGCGCGACGCGGCATCTGGGTGCGGCTGTTCCGTACCGGACCGCGCGGCATCCGCCTCGGCTTGCCGCCCGACGAAGCGGCATGGTCGCGGCTCGCCGCCGCATTGAACGAATGGACAAGGGAGTCGAAATGA